A DNA window from Acropora muricata isolate sample 2 unplaced genomic scaffold, ASM3666990v1 scaffold_716, whole genome shotgun sequence contains the following coding sequences:
- the LOC136906856 gene encoding uncharacterized protein, protein MSGFLFLLVIDWIMRRTVTGANTGIRWKLWPKLDDLDFADDITLTASTKCQIQQKVTNLSTNSKKTGLKINSEKTRLLIQNMTSSKNVRVDKHDIEDVESFVYLGAYISKTGGTEKDVKAQ, encoded by the coding sequence ATGTCAGGGTTTTTGTTCCTACTCGTGATCGACTGGATCATGAGAAGGACAGTAACGGGTGCTAACACTGGCATTAGATGGAAATTGTGGCCCAAGTTAGACGACTTGGACTTTGCTGACGACATTACACTTACAGCAAGTACGAAATGTCAAATCCAACAGAAAGTGACAAATCTCAGCACTAACAGCAAGAAAACTGGCTTGAAGATCAATTCTGAAAAGACAAGACTCCTCATACAGAATATGACCAGCAGTAAAAATGTCCGGGTTGACAAACACGATATTGAAGATGTAGAAAGTTTCGTGTACTTGGGTGCATACATCAGCAAGACAGGTGGCACAGAAAAAGACGTCAAAGCACAATAG
- the LOC136906855 gene encoding uncharacterized protein, with protein sequence MAATFEEKLASAVENLPVLYDKTLKEFKDKNKKKNAWQQVAQQLSLESGSVAKKKFENLRARYSREKQRIKKAKKSGTSSDELLSTVKETSDTFPYLHFLDKHISPRATKSNLVERREESDHEDDGDGDDENDDTSYMETSSAASAVEDTESESTSPKAGSSKDHVSDSSASKQKQPKPQSTRKSKQTTTKVDVELEVMKVVGEGLKTMCSSMQQQPQAAKEEKDEDDLFGVFVASQLKCMDQSRKAKAKYHINNMIFQVMMSGPSGDGPTGFMQDLNSGQGFYLG encoded by the exons atggcggccactTTCGAGGAAAAGCTTGCGAGTGCAGTTGAAAACCTCCCTGTATTATACGATAAAACTTTAAAGGAATTTAAAGAtaagaacaagaaaaagaatGCATGGCAACAAGTTGCACAGCAGCTGAGTTTGGAGTCAG GTtctgttgcaaagaaaaaattcgAGAACCTTAGAGCCCGGTATTCTCGGGAAAAGCAAAGAATCAAGAAAGCGAAGAAATCGGGAACGTCTTCCGACGAATTACTTAGTACCGTGAAAGAAACCAGTGACACGTTTCCCTATCTCCACTTTTTAGATAAGCATATTTCTCCACGAGCTACAAAAAGTAACTTGGTTGAAAGGCGCGAAGAAAGTGATCATGAGGACGATGGTGATGGAGACGATGAAAATGATGACACGAGCTACATGGAAACTAGTTCCGCTGCTAGTGCAGTCGAGGATACAGAGAGTGAAAGCACTTCACCAAAAGCAGGATCATCGAAAGATCATGTCAGTGACTCATCAGCATCTAAACAAAAGCAGCCAAAACCACAAAGTACCCGAAAAAGTAAGCAGACTACCACGAAGGTTGATGTGGAACTGGAGGTGATGAAAGTTGTTGGGGAAGGTTTGAAGACCATGTGTAGCAGCATGCAGCAGCAACCGCAAGCagcaaaggaagaaaaagatgAAGATGATTTATTTGGAGTTTTTGTTGCCTCGCAGCTAAAATGCATGGACCAGTCAAGGAAAGCAAAGGCAAAATATCACATAAATAACATGATCTTTCAGGTTATGATGTCTGGCCCATCTGGGGATGGCCCAACTGGTTTTATGCAAGATTTAAACAGTGGCCAAGGTTTCTACCTTGGCTAA
- the LOC136906821 gene encoding uncharacterized protein, with the protein MMLWFWLSANFLISRIIHIETTNEVCRGEYSVSGMFLKGHTFRTITVDSPTRCQMLCTQDVRCQSYNFIMGKRICELNNRTKETRPEDFVLDPWRFYMKGGFSRVPLGSIEELPGKSCAEIKASEGKGMTYGLHWIYSDENLDQAIQATCDDMWQKFNNDPVCFGARDNQYGAFTVTKSGLVKAMKLVRRNGSIQCNPIDPPTFWSCSYVNVYPNNSFMTIITNSTRKPILPSQEKLQLGQCSKKYYYVLEGVNQGSPELILGNLSRPLSLLKDQQLQIWYGQDWVGCSEHNNNGTTCVDIFAWYE; encoded by the exons ATGATGCTGTGGTTTTGGTTATCAGCCAACTTTCTGATCTCAAGGATCATCCATATTGAGACAACGAACGAAGTTTGTCGAGGAGAGTACTCTGTTAGTGGCATGTTCCTCAAGGGACACACTTTTAGAACGATTACCGTTGATTCTCCAACAAGATGTCAAATGTTATGCACCCAGGATGTCAGATGCCAAAGCTACAATTTCATCATGGGCAAACGTATTTGCGAGCTGAACAATAGGACGAAAGAAACCAGGCCTGAAGACTTCGTACTCGATCCATGGAGATTCTACATGAAGGGCGGATTCAGTAGAG TGCCATTGGGTTCAATTGAAGAACTCCCTGGTAAATCGTGCGCTGAAATTAAAGCAAGCGAAGGGAAAGGAATGACATACGGCTTACACTGGATATATTCCGACGAAAATCTTGACCAGGCAATTCAGGCAACCTGTGATG ACATGTGGCAGAAATTCAACAATGATCCTGTTTGCTTTGGAGCTCGAGATAACCAATACGGTGCCTTCACTGTGACAAAAAGTGGACTTGTAAAGGCCATGAAGCTCGTTCGCAGAAACGGATCGATCCAATGCAATCCCATTGACCCACCTACGTTCTGGAGCTGCAGCTATGTAAACGTATATCCAAACAACAGTTTCATGACAATCATCACAAATTCCACCAGAAAACCTATTCTACCATCTCAAGAAAAGTTGCAGTTAGGTCAGTGCAGTAAAAAGTACTACTACGTTCTGGAAGGAGTTAATCAAGGATCACCCGAACTGATTCTTGGCAATCTTTCCAGACCATTAAGTTTGCTGAAAGACCAACAGCTACAGATATGGTATGGACAGGACTGGGTCGGTTGTTCTGagcataataataatggtaCTACTTGCGTGGATATATTTGCTTGGTACGAGTGA